One region of Polynucleobacter sp. SHI8 genomic DNA includes:
- the fliG gene encoding flagellar motor switch protein FliG: protein MSENGINKAAVLMLALGQDRAAEVMKYLDSREVQKVGSAMAVMSNISEDTLNDVLDSFSDEMSKTTALGINSEEYIRGVLTSALGEEDAGFLIGRILDRRGSTGIDSLKSMESKAVADLIENEHPQIIATILVHLPRFQASAILAELPLHVRNDVVLRIATLDGVQPAALNELNDVLTKLLTISDNSQKRDLGGVRVTAEIMNFLNGDTESSVMNGLKEFNPELAQLVKDNMFVFEDIMTLDDKNVQSILAEVSSDVLVIALKGVKDELQEKILNNMSQRAAETLREDLETKGPVRVAEVEAQQREILQVINRMIEEGKINLKVTDDDYV from the coding sequence ATGAGTGAAAACGGAATCAATAAAGCTGCTGTTTTGATGCTCGCTCTTGGTCAGGATCGTGCTGCCGAGGTCATGAAATACTTAGATAGCCGTGAAGTACAGAAGGTCGGTTCTGCAATGGCGGTGATGTCCAATATCAGTGAAGACACTCTGAATGATGTCCTAGACTCATTTAGTGATGAAATGTCAAAAACCACAGCCTTGGGGATCAACTCAGAGGAATATATTCGTGGGGTTTTGACTTCAGCATTAGGTGAAGAAGATGCTGGATTTTTGATTGGCCGAATTTTAGATCGTCGGGGATCTACTGGTATTGACAGTTTGAAATCAATGGAAAGTAAAGCAGTTGCCGATTTGATTGAAAATGAACATCCGCAAATTATCGCTACTATCTTAGTTCACTTACCTCGCTTCCAAGCGAGTGCTATTTTGGCAGAGTTACCCTTGCATGTGCGTAATGATGTAGTTCTACGAATTGCTACCCTAGATGGTGTACAACCTGCTGCTCTGAACGAGCTCAATGACGTATTAACTAAATTACTTACCATTAGCGATAACTCGCAAAAACGTGACCTTGGTGGCGTTCGTGTAACTGCTGAAATCATGAACTTTTTAAATGGCGACACAGAATCATCAGTGATGAATGGTCTCAAAGAATTTAATCCAGAACTTGCCCAGTTGGTCAAAGATAATATGTTCGTCTTTGAAGACATTATGACTTTAGATGATAAAAATGTTCAATCGATTTTGGCAGAGGTTTCTTCTGATGTATTGGTGATCGCTCTCAAAGGCGTTAAAGATGAGTTACAAGAGAAAATTCTAAATAATATGTCGCAACGCGCTGCAGAAACTTTAAGGGAAGATTTAGAAACAAAAGGTCCTGTACGTGTGGCTGAGGTAGAAGCGCAACAACGGGAGATTTTACAAGTCATTAATCGCATGATTGAGGAAGGTAAAATCAACCTCAAAGTAACAGATGATGATTATGTCTAA
- a CDS encoding FliH/SctL family protein, whose amino-acid sequence MSNTPLEKNPPFIATRWELNTLKENKQDLSKNPLIAKLAQELIDSKEKAVQEGFSKGYEDGKQAGHSEGLNTAMLEGQQHIQEAVNYLSEITFNLQKLYAYSREHISQEIIDLSIDLARAVTLRSIEKQPDIIFDVVEKALEQVPILQLPAKLLLNPQDALLIEANQGRSLSDAGWRIVHDHGISRGGCRLETGSHDVDATIEKRFEKMMAALGKDPSLLSGSEQ is encoded by the coding sequence ATGTCTAATACGCCATTAGAAAAAAATCCACCATTCATAGCAACACGCTGGGAACTCAACACTTTAAAAGAAAATAAGCAGGATTTATCCAAAAATCCTCTGATTGCTAAATTGGCTCAAGAGCTGATTGATAGTAAAGAAAAAGCTGTCCAAGAAGGTTTTTCTAAAGGCTATGAAGATGGCAAACAAGCAGGTCATTCTGAGGGTTTGAATACTGCCATGTTGGAGGGTCAACAACACATTCAAGAAGCGGTTAATTATTTATCTGAAATCACGTTTAACTTACAAAAGCTATATGCGTATTCAAGAGAGCATATCTCTCAAGAAATCATTGACCTTTCGATTGATTTAGCGCGGGCAGTAACACTACGATCCATTGAAAAACAGCCCGATATCATTTTCGATGTGGTAGAAAAAGCGCTCGAGCAAGTCCCTATCCTTCAATTGCCAGCAAAACTTCTCTTAAATCCTCAAGATGCTCTTCTCATTGAAGCAAATCAGGGGCGATCTTTAAGTGATGCTGGATGGCGCATTGTGCACGATCATGGTATTTCTCGTGGTGGTTGTCGTCTGGAAACAGGTAGTCATGATGTGGATGCCACGATTGAAAAACGTTTCGAAAAAATGATGGCAGCACTGGGTAAAGACCCCTCCCTACTCTCGGGTTCAGAGCAATGA
- the fliI gene encoding flagellar protein export ATPase FliI, with protein MIAEDEFELKSFLNYCQRKVAQTNLFQVNGRIVRVAGLVMETVGLQLPIGSPCHIPLPNGKRVEAEVVGFEGGRLFLMPLGDVEGVKPGAVVVPSEPPPTPIHFDQITQEIQSASVKGRGLPVGDHLLGRVLDATGKPLDLGPPIDGSVTAPMYSPPINPLRRAPIKEVLDVGIRAINSCLTVGKGQRMGLFAGSGVGKSVLLGMMARYTTADIVVVGLIGERGREVKEFIEDILGEDGLARSVVVAAPADNPPLLRLQGAFYATAIAEYFRDQGKNVLLIMDSLTRYGMAQREIALAIGEPPATKGYPPSVFAKIPVLIERAGNGSEGGGSITAFYTVLTEGDDLQDPIADSARAILDGHIVLSRELADAGHYPAIDIEKSISRSMHTITGEDQQKLMRKLKQLVSRYQRNRDLINVGAYSAGSDPVLDEAIAKNSQIEAFLQQGILEKVTIPQSLGELSSLF; from the coding sequence ATGATCGCTGAAGATGAGTTTGAACTCAAATCTTTCCTCAATTATTGTCAACGCAAAGTTGCTCAAACGAACTTATTTCAGGTCAATGGTAGGATCGTTCGGGTAGCGGGTTTGGTGATGGAGACGGTTGGACTGCAGTTACCAATCGGCAGTCCTTGCCATATCCCTTTACCCAATGGAAAGCGTGTTGAAGCTGAAGTTGTAGGATTTGAAGGTGGTCGATTATTTTTAATGCCTCTTGGTGATGTAGAAGGTGTCAAACCAGGGGCAGTAGTTGTTCCCTCTGAACCCCCACCAACACCCATTCATTTTGATCAAATCACTCAAGAGATCCAAAGTGCGAGTGTTAAAGGAAGGGGATTACCCGTTGGCGATCACCTTCTCGGGCGTGTTCTAGATGCTACTGGCAAACCCCTTGATTTAGGCCCTCCAATTGATGGGTCTGTAACCGCCCCGATGTATTCTCCTCCCATCAACCCACTTCGAAGAGCGCCAATTAAAGAGGTGTTAGATGTCGGAATCCGTGCCATTAATTCTTGTTTGACGGTGGGTAAAGGGCAACGCATGGGTTTATTTGCAGGATCGGGTGTTGGCAAAAGCGTGCTACTTGGCATGATGGCCAGATACACCACAGCAGATATCGTAGTCGTCGGCTTAATCGGTGAGCGGGGTCGAGAGGTGAAGGAGTTTATCGAGGATATTTTAGGAGAGGATGGTTTAGCAAGGTCTGTAGTGGTCGCCGCCCCAGCAGATAATCCTCCCCTATTGCGTTTACAAGGCGCTTTTTATGCAACGGCGATTGCTGAATATTTTCGGGATCAAGGTAAAAACGTTTTATTAATTATGGACTCACTAACCCGTTATGGTATGGCTCAACGTGAAATTGCTCTAGCGATTGGTGAACCTCCAGCTACAAAAGGTTACCCGCCATCCGTTTTTGCAAAAATCCCGGTTCTGATCGAGCGTGCGGGCAATGGCTCAGAAGGTGGGGGTTCGATTACTGCTTTTTATACGGTTCTGACTGAAGGTGATGACCTGCAAGATCCGATTGCAGACTCTGCAAGGGCGATTTTGGATGGTCACATCGTTTTAAGTAGAGAATTGGCGGATGCTGGGCACTACCCCGCTATCGATATTGAGAAATCAATTAGTCGTAGCATGCACACGATTACGGGTGAAGATCAACAAAAACTCATGCGCAAGTTAAAACAACTGGTCTCACGTTATCAAAGAAATAGGGATTTAATCAATGTTGGGGCCTACAGCGCTGGTAGCGACCCCGTTTTAGATGAAGCAATTGCCAAAAATAGCCAAATTGAGGCATTTTTACAGCAAGGTATTTTAGAAAAGGTAACCATTCCTCAGAGTTTAGGGGAACTTTCCTCTCTTTTCTAA
- the fliJ gene encoding flagellar export protein FliJ — MNLNVLQTLENLARQQSTAAATALAKEIAALNEARGKADLLTNYLDDYRAKLQQQMLMGLKVAQLINSQNFMQQIELAIKQQENSIIHSENQVELAKKHWQECERKSVTFEALIKRSQAKTALIEARLDQKNTDEFAARKFASARML, encoded by the coding sequence ATGAATCTCAATGTCCTTCAAACCCTCGAAAATTTAGCGCGCCAGCAATCGACTGCTGCAGCAACTGCTTTAGCCAAGGAAATCGCCGCTCTAAATGAGGCACGCGGGAAGGCGGATCTTTTAACAAATTACCTCGATGACTATCGAGCTAAGCTTCAACAACAAATGTTAATGGGCTTGAAGGTTGCACAATTAATTAATAGTCAAAACTTCATGCAACAGATTGAACTTGCTATCAAGCAACAAGAAAACAGTATTATTCATTCTGAAAATCAAGTTGAACTGGCCAAAAAACATTGGCAAGAATGTGAAAGAAAGTCTGTCACATTTGAGGCCCTAATTAAAAGATCGCAAGCAAAAACGGCTCTTATCGAAGCGCGTCTTGACCAAAAAAATACTGATGAATTTGCCGCAAGAAAATTTGCTTCAGCAAGGATGCTATGA
- a CDS encoding flagellar hook-length control protein FliK: MTPIISTAVSAATQMISPKATTEIASDGASSFGNILSNAMQSMDKTPSASTAVTPIASPVVTPAVAPVVGTKSDMPSLVVANETIPSLLVKNNSISAQAPASNTLNMNDLLNALTQSSNKAPAAQNEVESLKQLITKDLSNQNNQTKELTTKEPLNKDLLIASKSQPILLNDVSSKNTIDPTLSNVFNPIEIRTEKDLQAADPSNVTSAQMMLASLMSQSNAQTINNTPQQLSEDETLLPAKSFNSSLNKQSSDQMNSFQKDALNKIENQNSQDVSVKNADLTLDPAQIQARLSETKNQEITKQLSQLQSKYDLGNSGANRDTSSPFISPITPNVVNQVSNSTISENNFSFLAKDQSSTITNGLENASLVNNSSTGMQFAEHLTQKNHEVSANQASTASENHIQTPFQSPDWGPALNQRVTWMIKDQMQNATITINPPHLGQIEVKLQTDQAQQTSVQFMSNNPEVRQAITDHLGTLREMMSQSGLQLGQADVGARNQSSSEQYGSTANKKGNSQDFSLPEITSTESSQGIGLINTYA, encoded by the coding sequence ATGACCCCAATAATCTCAACCGCTGTTTCTGCTGCTACACAAATGATCTCTCCTAAGGCGACTACTGAAATTGCTTCAGATGGTGCGAGTTCATTTGGGAATATTTTAAGTAATGCCATGCAAAGTATGGATAAGACGCCTTCAGCTTCTACTGCAGTCACACCTATAGCTTCTCCTGTAGTTACTCCTGCAGTTGCCCCTGTAGTTGGTACTAAATCTGATATGCCTTCTCTAGTTGTGGCAAATGAAACTATTCCGTCATTATTGGTAAAAAATAATTCAATCAGTGCCCAAGCGCCTGCAAGTAATACATTGAATATGAACGATTTATTAAATGCTTTAACCCAATCAAGTAATAAAGCACCTGCGGCACAAAACGAAGTTGAATCATTAAAACAATTAATTACTAAGGATCTTTCGAATCAAAATAATCAAACGAAAGAACTAACTACTAAGGAACCTCTTAACAAAGATTTACTCATTGCAAGTAAGTCACAACCCATTCTTTTGAATGATGTAAGCTCAAAAAATACGATTGATCCAACTCTGTCCAATGTTTTCAACCCAATAGAAATCAGGACAGAAAAAGATCTTCAGGCAGCAGATCCAAGTAATGTTACAAGTGCGCAAATGATGCTCGCTTCATTAATGTCACAATCCAATGCTCAAACAATAAACAATACTCCCCAACAACTTTCTGAAGACGAAACGCTTTTACCTGCTAAGTCATTCAATTCTTCATTAAATAAGCAATCGTCTGACCAAATGAACTCTTTTCAGAAAGATGCTTTAAATAAGATTGAAAATCAAAATTCACAAGATGTATCTGTAAAGAATGCAGATTTGACTCTCGATCCCGCCCAGATACAAGCGCGTTTATCTGAAACTAAAAATCAAGAAATTACTAAACAACTCTCACAATTACAGTCTAAATATGATTTGGGTAATTCAGGAGCAAATCGCGATACTTCTAGTCCATTCATATCACCAATTACCCCGAATGTCGTGAATCAAGTATCCAACTCAACAATCTCAGAAAATAACTTTTCATTTTTAGCGAAAGATCAATCATCCACGATTACTAATGGGCTCGAGAATGCCTCATTAGTCAATAATTCAAGTACTGGGATGCAATTTGCTGAGCATCTTACCCAGAAAAATCATGAGGTTTCAGCGAATCAGGCTTCTACTGCTTCAGAGAATCACATTCAAACACCGTTTCAAAGTCCTGATTGGGGCCCAGCCCTCAATCAACGTGTCACTTGGATGATTAAAGATCAGATGCAAAATGCCACGATCACAATTAATCCTCCTCATCTGGGTCAAATTGAGGTCAAATTACAAACGGATCAAGCACAACAAACTTCCGTACAATTTATGTCAAATAATCCGGAAGTTAGACAAGCCATTACGGACCATCTAGGCACTTTACGTGAAATGATGTCGCAAAGCGGTTTGCAATTAGGTCAAGCCGATGTTGGCGCTAGAAACCAATCTAGTTCAGAGCAATATGGCTCTACAGCCAATAAAAAAGGAAATAGCCAAGATTTCTCACTTCCCGAGATCACTTCCACAGAATCGTCACAAGGAATTGGTTTAATAAATACCTACGCTTAA
- the fliL gene encoding flagellar basal body-associated protein FliL — translation MANAKPKEDPKAADGDEAPKKSKKMLFIIIGVLVLLIGGGAGYYFLGMKKEAPQGEEVKKAAEPKDPIYVVLDPFTVNLSGGGQYLQTAITLQMKGDKDGARLKTYLPSVRSRVLSILSSKTAEELGTEEGKEALKLQVKEAIEKPLAEGATPPELAEVLITAFVIQ, via the coding sequence ATGGCAAACGCAAAACCAAAAGAAGATCCAAAAGCTGCTGATGGAGATGAAGCTCCAAAAAAATCAAAAAAGATGTTATTTATCATTATTGGTGTTCTTGTTTTACTCATTGGCGGTGGTGCAGGTTACTACTTCCTTGGAATGAAAAAAGAGGCTCCGCAAGGGGAAGAAGTAAAAAAAGCTGCGGAGCCAAAAGATCCGATTTATGTCGTTCTAGACCCTTTCACCGTGAATCTCAGTGGTGGTGGTCAGTATTTACAAACGGCCATTACCTTACAAATGAAAGGCGACAAAGATGGCGCACGCCTGAAAACTTATTTACCCTCCGTCAGAAGTCGGGTACTTTCAATACTCAGTAGCAAAACCGCTGAAGAGCTTGGCACGGAAGAAGGTAAAGAAGCTCTAAAACTACAAGTTAAAGAAGCAATCGAAAAGCCGTTAGCTGAGGGAGCTACTCCTCCAGAATTAGCTGAAGTTCTCATTACGGCTTTCGTCATTCAATAA
- the fliM gene encoding flagellar motor switch protein FliM, whose amino-acid sequence MAESILSQNEVDALLEGISTSGDDKLYDGEVREFNLAEQQYIGRGRLPTLELINERFTRLLRIGLFNFLRRSSEVSSGAIKVTEYGEFLKTLAQPTNINLIQIKPLRGTALIVIDPDLIFLFVDNFFGGDGRFQVKGTGREFTPTEQRTIQRVLNIIFDSYSKAWDPVYKISMSFLRSEINTQFANIAGPTELVAITTFRIDIGAIGGLVNFCFPYSMIEPIRELLSNDLQGQPENVDDSWTMLMQQQLKSAEVEAIVDLCTVNTSLRKVMNMKVGDIIPVNLNSLIELKIDGVPILNGSYGQFEDQYAIRVENLIKINE is encoded by the coding sequence ATGGCTGAAAGTATATTGTCCCAAAATGAAGTAGATGCCCTCTTAGAGGGTATCTCTACTTCAGGCGATGACAAACTATACGATGGTGAAGTTCGCGAGTTTAATCTTGCGGAACAGCAATATATTGGTCGTGGTCGATTACCGACTCTAGAGCTCATTAATGAACGTTTTACACGTCTTCTCCGTATTGGACTATTTAACTTTTTAAGACGTTCATCAGAGGTTTCTTCTGGTGCGATTAAGGTGACGGAGTATGGTGAATTTTTAAAAACCTTGGCTCAACCAACCAATATTAATTTGATTCAAATTAAGCCTTTACGCGGTACGGCTTTAATTGTAATTGACCCTGATCTCATTTTCCTCTTTGTGGATAACTTTTTCGGTGGTGATGGCCGTTTCCAAGTTAAGGGTACTGGTCGAGAATTTACTCCAACTGAACAACGGACTATTCAGCGAGTTCTCAATATTATCTTTGATAGCTACTCCAAGGCCTGGGATCCAGTTTATAAGATCAGTATGTCGTTCCTGCGCTCAGAAATTAATACGCAATTCGCGAACATTGCCGGTCCCACAGAATTAGTAGCTATTACGACATTCCGTATCGACATTGGTGCCATTGGTGGCTTGGTGAATTTTTGCTTTCCCTACTCCATGATTGAACCGATCAGAGAATTACTCTCAAATGATCTTCAAGGTCAACCTGAAAATGTCGATGATAGTTGGACAATGCTCATGCAACAACAATTAAAATCTGCTGAAGTTGAAGCAATTGTTGATCTTTGTACAGTGAATACTAGTTTACGAAAAGTGATGAACATGAAGGTGGGAGATATCATTCCTGTGAATTTAAATTCGCTCATAGAGCTCAAGATAGATGGTGTTCCAATTCTCAATGGAAGTTATGGTCAATTTGAAGATCAGTACGCAATACGTGTTGAAAATTTAATCAAAATTAATGAATAA
- the fliN gene encoding flagellar motor switch protein FliN — protein MMAEETANETENGQAPEAAGANVFQDFSADASQNQSAQDINFILDIPVQLTVELGRTKILIKNLLQLSQGSVVGLNGLAGEALDVLVNGTLIAKGEVVVINDKFGIRLTDIITPAERIRKLNR, from the coding sequence ATGATGGCTGAAGAAACTGCAAACGAAACGGAAAATGGTCAAGCGCCTGAAGCAGCTGGAGCAAATGTGTTTCAGGATTTTTCTGCTGATGCAAGCCAAAATCAAAGTGCTCAAGATATCAATTTTATTTTAGATATTCCGGTTCAATTAACTGTTGAATTAGGTCGGACTAAAATTCTAATTAAAAATCTCCTGCAACTCTCTCAAGGATCTGTTGTGGGTCTCAATGGCTTAGCTGGAGAAGCATTAGACGTTTTAGTAAATGGCACCTTAATTGCTAAAGGGGAAGTTGTTGTAATTAACGATAAATTTGGTATTCGTTTAACAGATATTATTACGCCTGCTGAACGTATTAGGAAGCTCAATCGTTAA
- the fliO gene encoding flagellar biosynthetic protein FliO — MNPLIQTSLSLLVVLGVIVGFAYVIRRVQLKLPGNQSLIHIKSSIALGSKERLALIEVNGEWILIGITGSSINHILTLQNPPNINEEINTVNPSWLQTYLTTKKNTNG, encoded by the coding sequence ATGAATCCCCTCATTCAAACGAGTCTCTCGCTTTTAGTGGTTTTAGGCGTCATTGTTGGCTTTGCCTATGTGATTCGCCGTGTGCAATTAAAGCTACCAGGCAATCAAAGTTTGATTCATATCAAATCCTCGATTGCACTGGGCTCTAAAGAACGCCTAGCTCTTATCGAAGTCAATGGTGAGTGGATTCTCATCGGCATTACTGGCTCATCCATCAATCATATTTTGACTTTACAAAATCCGCCTAACATCAACGAAGAGATAAATACTGTAAATCCATCATGGCTACAGACGTACTTAACGACAAAAAAGAATACCAATGGTTAA
- the fliP gene encoding flagellar type III secretion system pore protein FliP (The bacterial flagellar biogenesis protein FliP forms a type III secretion system (T3SS)-type pore required for flagellar assembly.) gives MPESFAQGIPGLNVGKGPGGGQTYSLSIELLILLTSLTFLPSIILMMTSFTRIIIVLSLLRSALGTQGSPPNQVLIGLALFMTFFIMSPVLNEIYSKSYQPLSANQISTTEAMERAAVPLKDFMLKQTRQTDLALYIKMSNSADIKDANDVPFTILVPAFVTSELKTAFQIGFTIFIPFLIIDMVVASVLMAMGMMMVPPSIVSLPFKLMLFVLVDGWQLLLGSLAQSFT, from the coding sequence ATGCCTGAAAGTTTTGCTCAAGGTATTCCAGGTCTGAATGTAGGCAAAGGTCCAGGCGGTGGTCAAACATATAGTTTATCGATTGAACTACTGATTCTTCTGACGTCTTTAACGTTTTTACCATCCATTATTTTAATGATGACCAGTTTTACTCGCATCATCATTGTTCTTTCTTTACTGCGCTCTGCTCTTGGAACCCAAGGCTCTCCACCTAATCAAGTATTAATTGGTCTTGCCTTATTTATGACTTTTTTCATTATGAGCCCAGTCTTAAATGAAATCTATTCAAAATCGTATCAACCTCTCTCTGCGAATCAAATCTCTACAACGGAAGCAATGGAAAGAGCGGCTGTTCCTTTAAAAGATTTTATGCTCAAACAAACTCGCCAAACAGATTTGGCGCTTTATATCAAAATGTCAAATTCGGCAGATATCAAGGATGCAAATGATGTGCCCTTTACCATCTTGGTACCAGCATTTGTCACGAGTGAGCTTAAAACCGCCTTTCAAATTGGCTTTACGATCTTTATTCCTTTTTTAATTATTGATATGGTGGTTGCCAGTGTCTTAATGGCGATGGGGATGATGATGGTTCCTCCTTCAATTGTTTCCTTACCCTTTAAACTGATGCTTTTTGTTTTAGTCGATGGCTGGCAGCTTTTACTTGGATCTTTAGCACAAAGCTTTACATAA
- the fliQ gene encoding flagellar biosynthesis protein FliQ: MTPEQTLALSSHALEIAIYMAGPLLLVALVIGLIVSIFQAATQINEATLSFIPKLLGIMVTLVVVGPWMLSIFSDYFRATISSIANFGG; this comes from the coding sequence ATGACGCCTGAACAAACACTCGCCCTTTCTAGTCATGCTTTGGAGATTGCTATCTACATGGCAGGACCTCTTTTGTTAGTTGCTCTAGTCATTGGTTTGATTGTGAGTATTTTTCAAGCCGCAACGCAAATTAATGAGGCCACCCTTTCTTTCATTCCTAAATTACTCGGCATCATGGTCACTTTAGTTGTAGTCGGCCCCTGGATGCTTTCGATATTTTCTGATTACTTTCGAGCCACCATCAGTAGCATTGCCAACTTTGGCGGTTAA